From the Theropithecus gelada isolate Dixy chromosome 16, Tgel_1.0, whole genome shotgun sequence genome, the window ccagagaaaaattaaatgctCTGCCAATCATTTATGGAAGTTCCTTAAAGTGAAAtaacttctgcttttcttttgttttcccttttgtaGGCAGATTggtctcttttaaaataatgaaaggagTTGAAATGCGTTGAGACTTCTGAAAGTCCCGTGTAACCACCCAATTTTTCACACCCTATCTTCCTTAGACTTGAGCTTGCTTAAACTGTGGTGGGGCTCCTTGCCAGTCTTGAGAACCTCAAACCAAAATTACATTTGGTGTCAGTGCTTAGCACTGAACTTTGGTCTTTTCTCATTAGTGAAACCCCTGCCTCCGAAGAATGGGTAAGACGTTTTCACAGTTGGGCTCTTGGCGGGAGGATGAGAACAAGTCAATCCTGCCCTCCAATCCAGCCATTGGCAGCCAGGCTGTCAGCTACTTCAGCACCGGTAGCAGCAAGTCTCTTTGTTCCTGTGTGCCTTGTGAAGGAACTGCTGGTGCCAGCTTTGTGACTTGTCCCACCTGCCAGGGCAGTGGCAAGATTCCCCAAGGTGAGTGGCCCACGGCTCTGGAAATACCCTGGAGTCCAGGGAAAGTTCTTAGCCTATTGGCCTGGGGCAGCCCCTCTGAGTCTCCTTGGATGGGGTTAGATCTGCTCCCAGCTCTTGACCTCCCAGTCTCAGGCTGGCCAGGGAGATACTTAACTATCTTTGGGTTCCCTGCAAAAACCTGCCCTCCTTCCCTGGTTGTATTCCCCAGCCCCTTGTGGGAAAGAGGGGTTCTAGCCACTGTGCTCCTAAGCAACACTGTATGTCTTAGGATTCATTCAGTTCAGGAAGTTAGAAATTACCTTTCCAAAGATCCTGGGCATCTCTGATTTGCTGGTGACTTTCAGAGATTCTTCATACCTATTAGTGGAAATCTCACTTCCATTCTAGAGATGGCAAAGCTGACCTGCCAACTTTGGTAGCAGAGTCCAGTGCTTCTAGTTCTGCTCTGGGGCAGAGGCAGCATGCTTCTAACATTGctccggccaggcgcggtggctcaagcctgtaatcccagcgctttgggaggccgagacgggcggatcacgagatcaggagatcaagaccatcctggctaacatggtgaaaccccgtctctacttaaaaatacaaaaaactagccgggcgaggtggcgggcgcctgtagtcccagctactcgggaggctgaggcaggagaatggcgtaaacccgggaagcggagcttgcagtgagctgaaatccggccactgcactccggcctgggcaacagagcgagactccgtctcaaaaaaaacaaaacaacaacaacaaaaaaacattgcTCTATGGTGTGGGTGGAGGCGTGCTTCTGGGAGGCTGGCACAGGAAATATTTGTGACAGTTGCATCTTTGCCCTCCCtctcaccttctctctctctagaGCTGGAGAAGCAGTTGGTGGCTCTCATCCCCTATGGGGACCAGAGGCTGAAGCCCAAGCACACGTAagcccctcttcctccctcagctCCACAAGCCATCGCCCATGGGGGCTGTTCCCTTTGTCTCCCCTGTTTTGATCCCCCCTAATATATTCCTATTAGTTCTTCCATAGAAAGCCTGAGCCTCAGAGATACCACCTCCTTACGTCCAAGAATTTTTTCCTGATTTAGAAGCTCctggaccgggtgtggtggctcatacctgtaatcccagcactttgggagaccaaggcaggcagatcacttgagctcaggagttcaagaccagcctgggcaacatggtgaaaccccatctctaccaaaaaaagaaaaaagtagcagcagcagcagcagatgtCACTTGAGGACACCAGGTGGCCTTCCTTAAGCATCACTGCTTCCAGGAAGCATGGCACCCTCTCCAAGACAGGAAGGATCTGGTAGCTCTGCAAGTCCTCCCAGGAAGGAGGGAACAAGCATGTGGCCCTGGCTGCAATtgatttgaaaacattatttttcttaagcaGCTCCCTTGCTGAGGCAGTTCAGACTTGCTTGTTCTTCTCCCAGTAGAGgtgaaaaacctattttctgctGTTCTGGGATACTTCAGAACCTCAGGCAGCCCTGGGGCCTACTGTGTTTGTGATCTGAGTCTATCTGACATGGAACTCCCTCAACCTCCTCCTAAGGTCCTGGTGTCAACCTGGGAGTCACCACCAAGCCGAACCGTCTCCGCCACCCCACTATACCAGAATTagaaatcaggctgggcatggccgggcgcggcggctcacgcctgtaattccagcactttgggaggccgaggtgggcggatcacgaggtcaggagatcgagaccatcctggccaacatggggaaaccccgtctctactaaaaatacaagaaaattaactgggcatggtggtggacgactgtagtcccagttactcgggaggctgaggcaggagaatggtgtgaatccgggaggcggagcttgcagtgagctgagatcacgccactgcactctagcctgggtgacagaacaagactccgtctcaaaaaaaaaaaaaaaagaaatcaggctgggtgtggtggttcatgcctataattccagcagtttggggaggccaagacaggaggattacctgaggttaggagttcgaggccagcctgaccaacatggcaaaaccccatctctactaaaaaatacaaaaattagctgagcgcagtggcaggtgcctgtaatcccagctacttgggaggctgaggcaggagaatcccttcaacCCAGGATgttgatcgcgccactgcactctagcctgggtgacggagcaagactccatctcaaaaaaaaaaaaagaaaaaaaagaaattagccgtgCCCATCATAAGATCCTAACAAAGTACTTATCTCTTTAATGCGTATCTGAATTTTGAATTAGATGGATGGATAGTGTCCTGTTCTGAATGTTAAAATTCAGAACTTCCAAATATGGACTTATTTCTTCTAGTGATAATAACTAGCATTCATCATGCTTTTGCCATGTGCAGGGACCTGTGattagtattttttcatatattagcCGATAACAAATTCTATGAGGTCAGTACAATTATCTGCCTTTTAccaacaaggaaactgagacttaaggAGATTAAGTGGGCTGCTCCATGTTATTGGGTCAATGGGAACAGAGAGCTGGGAGTGGAAACCAGGCTGCCTGCTTGCCAATCCTGTGCCCCTACTCATTCCGGGCCACATCTGGGGAGCTAAATGATGTTGGGGTAGTGTGCAGGGGAAAGCCTGGTGTATGGAGAGGAGTGTCTGAACCTCCTCCCCGAGTTTCTTTGGTGTTCAGACTTTTCCATTCCTCCATCCTGGATCCTGCTTTCACACAGGAAGCTCTTTGTGTTCCTGGCCGTGCTCATCTGCCTGGTGACCTCCTCCTTCATCATCTTTTTCCTGTTTCCCCGGTCCGTCGTTGTGCAGCCTGCAGGCCTCAACTCCTCCACGGTGGCCTTTGATGAGGCTGATATCTACCTCAACATAACGGTGGGTGGATGCCCTTGGGCTGCAACCCCTCCTTCCCAGCAATACTTCACTGTAAACTTTGTCCAGCGTTGTGACTCTGGGCATGGGAAGCCAGGGATCTTATGGCACCCAGAGGGTGTTGGGAGCCTGAAGAGAAGTAGGAGCAACCATGAGCTCCATGACAGATCGTAAAGGTTGGGACTCTACACAGTAAGGGGTCAGAATCTGGACCAGATAGATAAATCATAGGGGTGGAGTGGGGTGACAGTGCCTGAGACTCTCTGGATGGACAGGACTGAATGGTAAGAAGTCATACAGGGTGGGCCTGGATCCTGAGCCAGCTTAACTTCGTAAAGATCCCTCACCATTCAATGCCCCTCCACGGGGCTCCTGGTTTTGATCCTCTGCACCTGAAGCTTGTCATGGTAGATGGGGCTTAGGCCAGACAGCCAGGCTTTCGCAACTGTTTGGCTTTTCCTAAGGATGGGCCATCTTCAGTCCTCCTTTCCCTTGTCTTCATCCCCAGAATGTCTTAAACATCTCCAATGGCAACTACTACCCCATTACGGTGACACAGCTGACCCTCGAGGTTCTGCACCTATCCCTCGTGGTGGGGCAGGTTTCCAACAACCTTCTCCTACACATTGGCCCTTTGACCAGTGAACAGGTGACTCCCCTCTCCCTGGCCAGCCCTGCCCACCAGCGTGTGGATGTGTGGTGGTGGGAAAGGGGCAACTGGAGTTGGGGCTAACCCTGTGCCCATTTGGTTGACAGATGTTTTACGCAGTAGCCACCAAGATACCGGATGAAAACACGTAGTGAGTACCCCTTGATCTCTTCTTCCCTAGCCGCTTGCCTGGCTTAGGAACCCACTTAATACCCACCAGCTTTCCTGATTGCTTAGCAGATTCTTCAGCCAGCATGTGGACTGCCCTCCCATGGCCAAGGATGTAATAAGCAAGGGTTCAGGGTCCCCAGCCTCTGCTTGTTTGGACCTTGATTAGAATGAAAAACAGGCTGGAATTTGGTTAATCTCTACAATATGTAACCTTGGGCTCTTCAGCCTGCATTGCTGAGGAAgatgaatgttttgtttttctcctgaggAGGGGTCCAGCATGTGCCTGGGCCAAGTGAGCGGAGGTCAGAGTGATAGTGCAGCCACGCTGCCACACTGACCTGAAGGGTGGGAAAGGGTGGAAGTGGCATATTGGGGGCACCTGATGGAAGGAAGGGGTTGTGTGGGGTAAGGAAACTGGGACCTGCAGGCATCTTCTGAGCTGACAGGTTGCTCCATGTGACATGTGGTCCCACgttgtcttttcttctctctcagcaAAATCTGTACCTGGCTGGAAATCAAAGTCCACCATGTGCTTTTGCACATCCAGTAAGTAGAGCTTGGAGCTCTGGTGTCCCTGCTCTCACTTCTGACTTCAGTTTCACtcagctccaccttctgggcagAGTCATGCAAGCTGACCCCATGAATCTTTGTTGGCTCTTGGGAAGAGCAAGTCTAGCCCCTTTTCTAAGTCTCACCTTGCCTATAAACTATTAGGGGCAACAGGCATAGGGCTGTCTGGAAGCTGCTGGAAAACAGGTGGGGCAGCTGTCCCAGGTACCTTGGCAGAGTGGGGAGccagagggaagggaaaaatgAGGGAGCCCCCAACTCTCCACCCCCAGACAGTATAATGGGGCCGGagctttcattttccttccagCCATGGCAACAAGGCCTGCTTCCTCTCCAGGGGCACCCTGACCTGCTCATACCTGAGCCATTCAGAGCAGCTGGTCTTCCAGAGCTATGAGTATGTGGACTGCCGAGGAAACGCATCGGTGCCCCACCAGCTGACCCCTCACCCACCATGACCTGTCTGCTGTCCCTGTACTCCAGGCACCTGCAACCCTGGTCTTTATCTCCCACAACTCCCTGGTGACTAAGGAAGGACTACAGAGGCTTTGCCAAAGGAGAAGCCCTGCTTCATCACACCCTTACCTCCCACCCGCTCAGGAAGCTTGCTTTGAAGTTAacttcatacacacacactcatatccTCCAATTTCCCCCAGATTCTTTCAGGGGCTGCCATCAGATTCTGCCCTtggttagtctttttttttttttttctcggtagagacagagtctcactgttggcccaggttggtcttgaactcctgggctcaagcgatcttcccttcttggcctcccaaagcacttggattacagatgtgagccactgtgcctggctggtctTTCTTCAGGAAAATCTGACCTGGCATCTTCTTGAGGCACCTTAGATTCCCTGGAGTGGCACCTGGCCTTTCTGTACTGAGCACCTGGTGAGTCTGAAGGGGCCATTTCACCCCAGCTCCATCAGGGCTGGCCGTCCTGTCTGAATGGGGAGAGAGCTGTAGTTTTATCTGGCTTTTAAAACATAGACCtgccggctgggcgcagtggcttatgcctgtaatcccagcacttcgggaggccgaagcgggtggatcacttgaggtcaggagttcatgaccagcctggccaacatggtgaaaccttgtctctactgaaaatgcaaaaattagccgggtgtggtggcgcgcgcctgtaatctcagctactccggaggctgaggcaggtgaatcacttgaaaccggaaggcagaagttgcagtgagccaagatcatgccactgcactccagcctgggcaaaagagcaaaatctgtctccaaaaaaaaaaaaaaagagaccctTTTCAAGTTTTCTACTCTCTGATAAGAAAATTTGGGGACATCCAGTGCCATCTCCAAGGACTTTCTGGGGATCATAGATGCTTTCCCGTGCCTGTCTGCTTTGACCATGTGAAAAAgtgacagtctctctctctctggtaaCTTGTCTGCCACCCATCTGAGAGATGAGCCAAGGCCCCTTAGCCCTCTGTCCTTTCTGGTTATTGACTGTCCCTGGTTCCTAGGAAGACAGCTGTTCTCCAGCTAAAGCTTCTCTCTATAAAGCAGTTTCACTATTCTTTTCATAGCAGGAGCCAAAATAgtagaggaggggagggaggcaccTGGCACTCTGTGGGTCTGCACAGGAAAAACAGAGCCAAAGGCAGAATCATTGTATAAGATATTTATTGAAGGAGAACCTGTAAGTCCACATCCTGAGCCCATGTGAGTAGACACAGGCAGGTCAAACGGTGGGCCCAGCTGCTCTCATCTGAAAGCCTGCAGGAGATGAAGCTATCAGTATCCAGCTGAGGCTGCTGGGTTCTGTTCCACCACCACCTTAGCACCAGGGCCCACTCTGGTCCCAGAGGCCTCATCCTTCCTTGGGCTTTGACAATGTGGAGCAGCACATCGGCAGGGACTGGTCTAGACCCTCCCTTTCCTGTCACTCAGCTAGGGCTAAGCCCCAGATAAACCCTGGTTTCCCACTGTCTCCTAGTAGAAAGGTTTCTGTACTTTAGCAGAACAGGAAGGATATTTGCTCATTAAAGGTGGCTTGGTCttacagctgggtgcagtggtatacacctgtagtcccagctactcaggaagctgaggtgggaggatctctggagcccaggagttcaagtcttaCAAGAGCAGCAACattagcaagaccctgttttaaaaaaaaagaagccgggcatagtggcgtgcgcctgtaatcccggctactcaggaggctgaggcaggagaatcacttcaacccgggaggcggaggttgcagtgagccaagatcgcaccactgcactccagcctgggcaacaagagagagactctctttaaaaaaaaaaagatgagcagGGAAAGCTAAATTTGAAGTAGGATGCATGGAAAGAGGGAGAAGTGGTGACAGAACTTGGTAACTAGGGGAacaaggggaaggaaggagactgTGCTGTCTCCAAGCTGAGGTCAAGGTGGTGCTGGCAAGAGCGCAAAAGTCCAAGGAAGCCAAGCTGGAGCTGCTGTGTATAGACTGCCAAATGTGGAGTATTTATATTGTATTCAATAAACTATACTTAAGAATATTCAAAAAAGTCTCCTGGGAGTGGGAAGGGCACTAGTGAATACTCCCTAGGATACTCCTTATTtcacaaacttcttttttttttttttgagacagtttcactctgttacccaggctggagtgcggtggtgtgatcttggctcagtgcaaactctgcctcctgtgttcaagcaattctcgtgcctcgaCTCCCTGAGTAGTTTTggttacagacatgcaccaccacacccagctaatttttgtatttttagtagagacagggtttcatcatgttggccaagctggtctgaaactcctggcctcaagtgatccacctgcctcggcctcccagagtactgggattacaggcatgagccactgcacctggccgaaacTGTAATGTTCTAACGGACAGCAAGGTCTCTTCCCCGGGCCTCTGGGCCGCTGATGATATGTCCTGCCCTTCTGTTTTCCATGAGATTGCtcacaggatctcactctcttcctcttgctcccaTTATGTATCTCTAAAGTCTCTTCCAATTTTACTATTCCTGTTCTGTGCTGTTATCTTCCCCACCATCCCGTTATCTTCCCCAGCTGCTCTCATCAGGAAATTTCGTGGGTTGCACTGAAATGGCCCCTTCAGACCAAAGGCAATGCTATGTAGGCTACAATGAAATACCCAGCTAATCCCTTGGATGGGGCTTGTGATTGAGGTGACTGAGGCAGCCTTTCTCAGCATGGAGGAAGAAAGGCCTTCGCAGGGCTTGCACCTTCCTGAAGTCTAACACCCAGGGTCTCCCAGCCCTACCCACTCCTTCACCTTGGGCTGGTGAATCTCTTGGTTGTCGCTAGATGGAGAGGCTGAGAGCCAGGAAGGAAGAGGGCTGTGGGTTTTAGAAGGCAAACCTCCCTCCCCGTCCCAGGGTCAAGTGTCATGTTCCTGAGGCTATAGCCCCCACTTTCCTCCAAGctctttctctccatccctgCCCCCATCGTCCATTTGACGGCTGAGTGCCCACTGTAGGCCAGACATTGCACTGGGCTTGGAGGTGGGGAGCATCACTGCCTGCAACCACTTTCTGCTGCTGCAGGCCTGCTCTGATGTGATGCGACCGCTCCTTCCCCAGGCTGTATCTCAGTAAGCATGGGCTTGGGGGAATGAGTGATGGCTCCAGTGACAGTCACAAACTGAAACCCCTGACAGACTTATCACTGCTGAATGAGGGCAGGTAGTGATAGTAGTAGGAGTTGCATACTTGCAGGGGACCAGGGGACCCAAGACCCAGTTCTCCCATTGGCTTTGCCTAGAGAAGCATAAACTTGTCTTCCACTCTCTTTCCACCCTCTCCATCCCCTTCGTGAGTCCTCCTGCCTGCTTCCTCTCATCCCTGTCTCATAAAGCTGACCAGTGCTGTGATTCCTCCCAGGAAAAGAATTACGTTTTATTCCTGGCAGCCACCTCTTCTAGAGTGGGTGGCTTTTGAAGTGGAGATGTTGCTGGATGCTGAGAAGATGTGGCTGCTCATCTGCAGTTTGGGGATGGCCACTGGGGTCTCAGGTTCAATCTTTGGGTCACCACTGCTGTATGTAGTTGGTAGactgagaagaggaagagacggGAAACAAAACAAGTTAGCAGCTTCTGGTTTCAGAACACTGTGTGAAATCCTGTGAGGCCAGAGGAATCAAAGTGAAATGTAGCAGCCCAGTCCTCATCCTAGAAGTGCTAGCATCAGGTTCTTTCATCTGTTGCACCTCTGTCAGAGACACCTTTCTAACGCCTTGCACAATTATATATTCTTGTTAAGAGTTGCcatccaggccaggcgtggtggctcacacctgtaatccc encodes:
- the TMEM106A gene encoding transmembrane protein 106A isoform X3; the protein is MGTAGASFVTCPTCQGSGKIPQELEKQLVALIPYGDQRLKPKHTKLFVFLAVLICLVTSSFIIFFLFPRSVVVQPAGLNSSTVAFDEADIYLNITNVLNISNGNYYPITVTQLTLEVLHLSLVVGQVSNNLLLHIGPLTSEQMFYAVATKIPDENTYKICTWLEIKVHHVLLHIQGTLTCSYLSHSEQLVFQSYEYVDCRGNASVPHQLTPHPP
- the TMEM106A gene encoding transmembrane protein 106A isoform X2; the encoded protein is MGKTFSQLGSWREDENKSILPSNPAIGSQAVSYFSTGSSKSLCSCVPCEGTAGASFVTCPTCQGSGKIPQELEKQLVALIPYGDQRLKPKHTKLFVFLAVLICLVTSSFIIFFLFPRSVVVQPAGLNSSTVAFDEADIYLNITMFYAVATKIPDENTYKICTWLEIKVHHVLLHIQGTLTCSYLSHSEQLVFQSYEYVDCRGNASVPHQLTPHPP
- the TMEM106A gene encoding transmembrane protein 106A isoform X1 gives rise to the protein MGKTFSQLGSWREDENKSILPSNPAIGSQAVSYFSTGSSKSLCSCVPCEGTAGASFVTCPTCQGSGKIPQELEKQLVALIPYGDQRLKPKHTKLFVFLAVLICLVTSSFIIFFLFPRSVVVQPAGLNSSTVAFDEADIYLNITNVLNISNGNYYPITVTQLTLEVLHLSLVVGQVSNNLLLHIGPLTSEQMFYAVATKIPDENTYKICTWLEIKVHHVLLHIQGTLTCSYLSHSEQLVFQSYEYVDCRGNASVPHQLTPHPP